In a genomic window of Mucilaginibacter sp. KACC 22063:
- the lpxA gene encoding acyl-ACP--UDP-N-acetylglucosamine O-acyltransferase, giving the protein MIQPLAYIHPQAQIADNVVIEPFVTIHKDVEIGEGTWIGSNVTIMEGARIGKNCRIFPGAVISAIPQDLKYKGEHTLTIIGDNTTIRECVTINRGTKDHWKTEIGSNCLIMAYCHVAHDCEVGNNCIFSNNTTLAGHITVGDYVVLAGMVAIHQFCKVGSHAFVTGGSLVRKDVPPYVKAAREPLSYAGINSVGLRRRGFNDEKINEIQDIYRTLFVKNNNVSKAMEIIEADFRPTEERDEILNFINGSQRGIMKGFGNN; this is encoded by the coding sequence ATGATTCAGCCATTAGCATACATACACCCGCAGGCACAAATTGCCGACAATGTGGTGATAGAGCCTTTTGTAACGATACACAAGGATGTGGAAATAGGCGAGGGTACCTGGATCGGATCAAACGTGACCATTATGGAAGGTGCACGCATTGGTAAAAACTGCCGCATATTTCCGGGGGCTGTAATATCTGCCATTCCGCAGGACCTTAAATATAAAGGTGAGCATACGCTAACCATTATTGGCGATAACACCACCATTCGTGAGTGTGTTACCATTAACCGTGGTACAAAAGATCACTGGAAAACAGAGATCGGCAGCAATTGCCTGATTATGGCGTATTGCCACGTAGCGCATGATTGCGAAGTAGGTAACAACTGTATATTCTCCAACAATACTACATTGGCAGGCCACATCACCGTAGGCGATTATGTAGTACTGGCAGGTATGGTGGCTATCCACCAGTTTTGCAAGGTAGGTTCACATGCGTTTGTTACCGGTGGTTCATTGGTACGTAAAGATGTGCCGCCTTATGTTAAAGCTGCCCGCGAACCGCTTTCATATGCAGGTATCAACTCTGTAGGCCTTCGCCGCAGGGGCTTTAACGACGAAAAAATTAACGAGATACAAGATATATATCGCACGTTGTTTGTGAAAAACAACAACGTGAGCAAGGCAATGGAAATCATAGAAGCTGATTTTCGCCCTACAGAAGAGCGTGATGAAATTCTGAATTTTATTAATGGCTCGCAACGTGGTATTATGAAAGGGTTCGGGAATAACTAA
- a CDS encoding bifunctional UDP-3-O-[3-hydroxymyristoyl] N-acetylglucosamine deacetylase/3-hydroxyacyl-ACP dehydratase translates to MNVKQRTIKTAVAVSGTGLHTGESVTMTFNPAPENHGFKFRRVDLPGQPVVDADVDNVTDTSRGTTITQNGASVSTVEHVLAALVGLELDNVLIDVDGPETPIMDGSSMPFVDTLTQAGFVDQEADREYYHIPYNIHYSEPDRKVDMVAMPLDDYRFTCMVDYNSPVLGSQHASISTIAEFKKEIASCRTFCFLHELEMLLAHDLIKGGDINNAIVVVDKTIDKEELAHLAKLFNREDIDVAPQGILNNIELRHQNEPARHKLLDMIGDLALVGVPLRGHIMAARPGHAANVAFAKKIKSLIKKERSRKHVKVYNPNAKPVYDTEQIMNILPHRPPMLLVDKILELTKTHVVGLKAVTMNEPFFPGHFPGAPVMPGVLQIEAMAQTGGILVLNTVPDPENYLTLFLKIENARFKDKVLPGDTLIFRCDLVAPIRRGIAQMKGIGMVGEKIVVEAELMAQIVKYK, encoded by the coding sequence ATGAACGTAAAACAAAGAACTATTAAAACAGCAGTTGCTGTTTCGGGAACGGGCTTACACACCGGTGAAAGCGTAACTATGACGTTTAACCCCGCGCCGGAAAATCATGGCTTTAAATTTCGCAGGGTTGACCTTCCCGGACAGCCGGTAGTTGATGCCGATGTGGATAATGTTACCGATACTTCGCGCGGAACAACCATTACACAAAATGGCGCCAGTGTAAGTACGGTTGAACATGTGCTTGCTGCTTTAGTAGGTTTAGAATTAGATAACGTTTTAATTGATGTTGACGGCCCTGAAACGCCGATTATGGACGGCAGTTCCATGCCGTTTGTAGATACACTTACCCAAGCAGGTTTTGTGGATCAGGAGGCAGACCGTGAATACTATCATATCCCGTATAACATTCACTATTCAGAACCCGACCGTAAGGTAGATATGGTGGCTATGCCGCTTGATGATTACCGCTTTACCTGTATGGTAGATTACAATTCGCCGGTACTGGGTAGCCAGCACGCCAGCATCTCTACTATTGCTGAGTTTAAAAAAGAAATTGCATCATGCCGCACGTTCTGTTTCTTGCACGAGCTGGAAATGCTGCTTGCGCATGATCTGATCAAAGGTGGTGATATCAACAACGCCATTGTGGTAGTTGATAAAACTATTGACAAAGAAGAGCTGGCACACTTGGCAAAGCTGTTTAACCGCGAAGATATTGATGTTGCGCCGCAGGGCATATTAAATAATATTGAACTGCGCCATCAGAACGAGCCGGCGCGCCACAAACTGTTAGACATGATCGGCGACCTTGCTTTAGTTGGTGTGCCTTTACGCGGCCATATTATGGCGGCAAGGCCTGGCCATGCTGCAAATGTGGCATTTGCTAAAAAGATCAAATCTTTAATTAAGAAAGAGCGCAGCCGCAAACACGTTAAGGTGTATAATCCTAATGCTAAGCCGGTGTATGATACTGAGCAGATCATGAACATTTTGCCGCACCGACCGCCGATGTTGCTGGTTGACAAGATTTTAGAGTTGACCAAAACGCACGTAGTAGGTTTAAAAGCGGTGACCATGAATGAGCCTTTTTTCCCGGGCCACTTCCCTGGCGCACCTGTTATGCCGGGCGTGTTGCAGATTGAAGCTATGGCACAAACAGGGGGTATATTAGTTTTAAATACAGTTCCGGATCCTGAAAACTATCTTACCCTGTTCCTGAAAATTGAGAATGCCCGTTTTAAAGATAAAGTGTTGCCTGGCGATACCTTGATTTTCCGTTGTGACCTTGTTGCGCCGATACGCCGTGGTATTGCTCAAATGAAAGGTATTGGTATGGTAGGTGAGAAAATAGTTGTTGAGGCCGAATTAATGGCTCAGATCGTAAAATATAAGTAA
- the lpxD gene encoding UDP-3-O-(3-hydroxymyristoyl)glucosamine N-acyltransferase, with protein sequence MQFTAHEISLLLNGSVEGNAQATIHTLAKIEEAAEGAISFLANPRYEQYLYTTRASVVIVNKELELTQPVSATLIRVDNAYSAFSVLLERYNTIKLEKKGIEQPSFIHPSAKIGKDVYIGAFSYIGPGVTLGDNCRIYPNTYLADNVTIGNNVTLFSGVKVYFDCVIGSNVIIHASAVIGSDGFGFAPTPQGTYNKISQIGNVIIEDDVEIGSNTVIDRATMGSTIIRKGVKLDNLIQIAHNVELGSNTVIASQTGVSGSTKVGDNCIIGGQVGIVGHITIAKGSQIQAQSGIGRSIEEEGKKWAGSPAVSYQSNMRSQVVVNRLPELEKKINELEKIIAELRQHMTQKI encoded by the coding sequence ATGCAATTTACTGCACATGAAATAAGTTTACTGCTTAACGGTAGTGTTGAAGGTAATGCCCAAGCCACTATACATACGCTTGCCAAAATTGAGGAAGCTGCTGAAGGTGCCATTTCTTTTTTGGCCAATCCGCGGTATGAGCAATATCTGTATACTACACGGGCTTCCGTTGTAATTGTAAATAAAGAGCTTGAATTAACGCAGCCTGTAAGCGCTACGCTAATACGGGTTGATAACGCATACAGCGCTTTTTCTGTTTTGCTGGAAAGATACAATACCATAAAGCTTGAAAAAAAGGGAATAGAGCAGCCAAGCTTTATACACCCATCAGCTAAAATTGGTAAAGATGTTTATATCGGTGCATTTAGTTACATAGGCCCCGGGGTTACATTAGGAGACAATTGCAGAATTTATCCGAATACTTATCTTGCAGATAACGTAACCATTGGCAATAATGTAACGCTGTTTTCGGGCGTTAAGGTTTATTTTGACTGCGTAATTGGCAGCAATGTAATTATACATGCAAGCGCTGTTATAGGCAGCGATGGATTTGGTTTTGCCCCCACGCCACAGGGCACTTACAACAAGATAAGCCAGATTGGTAACGTTATAATTGAAGACGACGTTGAAATTGGCTCAAATACAGTGATTGATCGTGCTACAATGGGTTCAACCATTATACGCAAGGGCGTTAAGCTGGACAACCTGATTCAGATCGCGCATAACGTTGAACTGGGTTCCAATACGGTAATTGCATCGCAAACAGGCGTATCCGGCAGTACTAAAGTAGGCGATAATTGCATTATAGGGGGCCAGGTAGGTATAGTAGGGCACATTACTATTGCCAAAGGCTCGCAGATACAGGCACAATCAGGCATTGGCCGCAGTATTGAGGAAGAAGGCAAAAAATGGGCTGGTTCGCCGGCTGTAAGCTACCAGAGCAATATGCGTTCGCAAGTAGTGGTTAACCGCCTGCCCGAGCTTGAAAAGAAAATAAACGAACTGGAAAAAATAATAGCTGAGCTTCGTCAGCATATGACTCAAAAAATCTGA
- a CDS encoding HD domain-containing protein yields MNKKKIINDPVYGFINIPTELVFDLIEHPYFQRLRYIKQLGMTHLVYPGALHTRFHHALGAMHLMSTAIETLTNKGHYISEEEQEAVIIAILLHDIGHGPFSHALEKNIVQGISHEDISVLLMNRLNKIFDGRLSLALEIFNGTYPKKFLHQLVSSQLDMDRMDYLNRDSFFTGVSEGVISSDRIIKMLNVVDDYVVVEKKGIYSIEKFLIARRLMYWQVYLHKTVVAGEQLLGRILARARELAMRGEKLFSTPALNHFLVNSISKEMFMTEDMHLQTFTCLDDTDIMAAVKVWTGHTDQVLSTLCTSFIHRKLYHVDIMNTIPDEGFVESLRDKAAGKYKISKAETAYFVFTDAISNYAYKLDDGNILILMNNGKTCDITQASDNLNLQALAKPVEKYILCYTKDLV; encoded by the coding sequence TTGAACAAAAAGAAAATAATTAATGATCCGGTTTACGGATTTATCAATATACCAACCGAACTGGTGTTTGACCTTATTGAACACCCTTACTTTCAGCGTCTCCGATACATTAAGCAATTAGGTATGACGCACCTGGTATACCCGGGAGCACTGCATACCCGTTTTCATCATGCGCTTGGGGCAATGCACCTTATGAGCACAGCCATTGAAACCTTAACAAACAAGGGGCATTATATTTCGGAAGAAGAGCAGGAAGCGGTAATTATTGCTATCCTGTTACATGATATCGGGCATGGACCATTTTCACATGCCCTCGAAAAAAATATTGTACAAGGTATTTCGCACGAGGATATTTCGGTATTACTGATGAACCGCCTGAATAAGATTTTCGACGGCAGGCTGAGCCTCGCGCTGGAAATTTTTAATGGCACCTATCCTAAGAAATTTCTGCATCAGCTGGTATCCAGCCAGTTGGATATGGACCGCATGGATTACCTGAACCGTGACAGCTTTTTCACCGGTGTATCTGAGGGAGTGATCAGTTCAGACCGTATTATTAAAATGCTGAATGTGGTGGATGATTATGTAGTGGTTGAAAAAAAAGGCATTTATTCGATCGAGAAGTTTTTAATAGCACGCCGTTTAATGTACTGGCAGGTTTACCTGCATAAAACGGTAGTAGCCGGTGAGCAGTTGCTGGGGCGCATTTTGGCCCGTGCGCGCGAGCTGGCCATGCGCGGCGAAAAACTTTTTTCAACCCCGGCATTAAACCATTTCCTGGTAAATAGTATCAGTAAGGAAATGTTTATGACCGAGGACATGCATCTGCAAACGTTTACCTGCCTTGACGATACTGATATTATGGCTGCTGTAAAGGTGTGGACAGGCCATACAGATCAGGTACTTTCAACGCTATGCACCAGCTTTATACATCGCAAACTTTATCATGTGGATATTATGAACACTATACCTGATGAAGGTTTTGTAGAAAGTTTGCGTGATAAAGCAGCTGGAAAATATAAAATAAGTAAGGCAGAAACAGCATATTTTGTATTTACAGATGCCATAAGTAACTACGCCTATAAGCTTGATGACGGTAATATTTTAATATTGATGAATAATGGCAAAACATGCGATATAACGCAGGCCAGCGACAATTTAAACCTGCAGGCATTGGCTAAGCCGGTTGAAAAATATATACTGTGCTATACCAAAGATTTGGTTTAG
- the porX gene encoding T9SS response regulator signal transducer PorX, protein MQDTTILWADDEIDLLKPHILLLKEKGYNVTTVTNGRDAVDAFKSAYYDLVFLDENMPGLTGLETLSELKAINNDVPVVMITKNEEEPMMDDAIGSKIDDYLIKPVNPRQVLLTIKKLTDNKRLVTEKTTMAYQQDFRNLGMTLNDNLNFQEWVDVYKKLIYWELELEKLEDAGMHEILTLQKAEANTQFSKFIEKNYLNWIKNPESGPTFSHQLFKKKVFPRMENTPVFFILVDNLRYDQYRIIHPLINEYFRLEDEDSYYSILPTATQYARNAIFAGLMPLDMEKRFPGMWQNDEDEGGKNLHEADFLADHLKRILRKDVKHSYNKILNIDEGRALNDSVNNLMNNELNVVVYNFVDMLSHARTDMQMIRELASDDAAYRSLTLSWFEHSPLFDLLKFLSQKQVKVIITTDHGTIRVKNPSKIIGDRNTNTNLRYKQGKNLNFAAKEVFHIRNPHDAMLPKLHVSSSFVFAKEDSYFVYPNNYNHFVNFYNESFQHGGISLEEMIVPVATYVSK, encoded by the coding sequence ATGCAAGATACCACTATATTATGGGCCGATGATGAAATCGACCTGTTAAAACCACATATACTATTATTAAAAGAAAAAGGTTACAATGTAACGACGGTGACCAATGGACGCGATGCCGTTGATGCCTTTAAAAGCGCTTATTACGACCTGGTGTTTCTTGACGAAAACATGCCGGGATTAACCGGACTGGAAACATTATCAGAGCTTAAAGCCATCAATAATGATGTGCCTGTAGTGATGATCACCAAAAATGAGGAAGAGCCGATGATGGACGATGCCATTGGTTCAAAAATAGATGACTACCTGATTAAACCTGTAAACCCCCGCCAGGTACTGCTTACCATAAAAAAACTGACTGATAATAAACGCCTGGTGACAGAGAAAACCACGATGGCATATCAGCAGGATTTCCGCAACCTGGGGATGACCCTTAATGACAATCTTAACTTTCAGGAATGGGTTGACGTTTATAAAAAGCTGATTTACTGGGAACTTGAGCTGGAGAAACTGGAAGATGCCGGCATGCACGAGATTTTGACCCTGCAAAAAGCCGAAGCCAACACGCAGTTCTCAAAATTTATAGAAAAGAATTATCTGAACTGGATTAAAAACCCTGAATCGGGCCCTACATTTTCTCATCAGCTATTCAAAAAGAAGGTTTTCCCGCGGATGGAAAATACGCCGGTATTTTTTATCCTGGTAGATAACCTGCGCTATGACCAGTACCGCATTATCCATCCGCTCATTAACGAATATTTCCGCCTGGAGGACGAGGATAGTTACTACAGTATATTGCCTACTGCAACACAATATGCGCGTAATGCCATATTCGCAGGCCTGATGCCGCTCGATATGGAAAAACGTTTCCCGGGTATGTGGCAGAATGACGAGGACGAGGGTGGTAAAAACCTGCACGAAGCTGACTTTTTAGCCGATCATTTAAAACGCATATTACGTAAGGACGTAAAACACTCTTACAATAAGATCTTAAATATTGATGAGGGCCGTGCGCTTAATGATTCAGTTAACAACCTAATGAACAACGAGCTTAACGTGGTGGTTTACAACTTTGTGGATATGCTGTCACACGCGCGTACCGATATGCAGATGATACGTGAGTTAGCAAGCGACGATGCGGCCTACCGCTCGCTAACCTTATCCTGGTTCGAGCACTCGCCATTGTTTGACCTCCTGAAATTCCTTTCACAAAAACAGGTAAAAGTAATCATCACTACAGACCACGGCACCATCAGGGTAAAAAATCCGAGCAAAATTATCGGCGACCGTAATACCAATACCAACCTGCGTTACAAACAGGGTAAAAACCTGAATTTTGCAGCTAAAGAGGTGTTCCATATCCGTAACCCGCATGATGCCATGTTGCCTAAATTGCATGTAAGCTCGAGCTTTGTATTTGCTAAAGAAGACAGTTATTTTGTTTATCCGAACAACTACAACCATTTCGTTAATTTCTATAATGAATCATTCCAGCACGGGGGTATTTCGTTAGAAGAAATGATCGTACCTGTGGCAACATACGTCTCTAAGTAA
- the tsaE gene encoding tRNA (adenosine(37)-N6)-threonylcarbamoyltransferase complex ATPase subunit type 1 TsaE, whose amino-acid sequence MTGVTNENGAFELTLHSTADLPATAQQIVSFADKQRIFLFFGEMGAGKTTTIKALCAALGVEEAVTSPTFSIVNEYRGKGNTVYHFDFYRLKSQSEAFDMGYEEYFYSDAYCFIEWPEKIADLLPEHFLKVSIDTLGETSRKIIAEHI is encoded by the coding sequence ATGACAGGTGTTACAAACGAAAATGGAGCGTTTGAATTAACGCTCCATTCCACTGCTGATCTTCCGGCTACAGCGCAGCAAATCGTGTCGTTTGCTGACAAGCAACGTATATTTTTATTTTTTGGCGAAATGGGCGCGGGTAAAACTACGACCATTAAAGCGCTGTGTGCTGCACTTGGTGTTGAAGAAGCAGTTACCAGCCCTACGTTCTCCATTGTGAACGAATACCGGGGCAAGGGCAATACTGTTTATCATTTCGACTTTTATCGCCTTAAAAGCCAGAGCGAGGCTTTTGATATGGGCTATGAAGAATACTTTTACTCAGATGCTTACTGCTTTATTGAGTGGCCCGAAAAAATTGCCGACCTGCTGCCCGAACACTTTCTAAAAGTATCAATTGATACTTTAGGCGAAACATCGCGTAAAATAATTGCCGAACACATTTAA
- a CDS encoding alanine dehydrogenase — protein sequence MSSGLYSGFSDVAKQAMMQTQESMLEVKSKKNKLYIGIPKEITFQENRIALTPLSVALLVNNGHHIMLESNAGKAANFLDNHYSEQGAQIVYDSKEVYENADIIIKVAPPTLKEIDMMKPGQILISTLQISTMKTECLQAMINKKITALSFEHLRDEGGSLTVIRAMSEIVGATSILIAAEYLSNVFDGKGLMLGGITGVPPTEIVILGAGTVGEYAARTAISLGAEVKVFDPSIYKLRRLQNNIGTRIFTSVVQPIVLEKAITTCDVAIGAMRAEDGRSPCIITEETVSRMKPNSVIIDVSIDQGGCFETSEVTNHTNPVFRKYDVIHYCVPNIASRVARTATYALTNIFTPILLDIGEQGGLKNVIWQKQGVRNAVYIYQGHLTNKHIGDRFNVPSKDLDLLIVSNR from the coding sequence ATGAGTTCAGGGTTATACAGTGGGTTTTCTGATGTTGCCAAACAGGCAATGATGCAAACCCAGGAGTCGATGCTTGAGGTAAAAAGCAAGAAAAATAAATTATACATTGGTATACCTAAAGAAATTACCTTTCAGGAAAACCGCATTGCTTTAACTCCGCTTTCGGTAGCATTGCTCGTAAATAACGGCCATCATATTATGCTCGAAAGTAATGCTGGCAAAGCAGCTAACTTTCTGGATAATCACTACAGCGAACAAGGCGCACAAATTGTTTATGACTCCAAAGAAGTATACGAAAACGCCGATATCATTATTAAAGTAGCACCGCCAACGCTAAAGGAAATCGACATGATGAAACCAGGGCAGATATTGATCTCTACCCTGCAGATTTCAACCATGAAAACCGAATGCCTACAGGCCATGATCAATAAAAAGATCACCGCTTTATCGTTTGAACACCTGCGCGACGAGGGCGGGTCATTGACCGTTATCCGTGCTATGAGCGAGATTGTCGGCGCAACATCCATTCTGATAGCCGCCGAATATTTAAGTAATGTTTTCGATGGCAAGGGCCTTATGCTGGGTGGCATAACAGGGGTTCCTCCCACAGAAATTGTAATACTTGGTGCAGGTACCGTTGGCGAATATGCCGCCCGTACCGCTATTTCACTTGGTGCCGAAGTAAAGGTTTTTGATCCTTCTATTTACAAGCTAAGAAGATTACAGAACAACATCGGCACCCGCATATTCACCTCTGTGGTACAGCCCATTGTATTAGAAAAGGCAATAACTACCTGCGACGTTGCCATCGGTGCCATGCGCGCCGAAGACGGCCGCAGCCCATGCATCATCACCGAAGAAACGGTGAGCCGCATGAAACCTAATTCGGTGATCATCGATGTAAGCATTGACCAGGGCGGCTGCTTTGAAACCTCAGAAGTTACTAATCATACCAATCCTGTATTCCGCAAGTATGACGTGATACACTACTGCGTACCCAATATTGCTTCGCGCGTGGCGCGTACGGCTACTTATGCCCTTACCAATATTTTCACACCTATTCTGCTGGACATCGGTGAACAAGGTGGCCTTAAGAACGTAATCTGGCAAAAGCAGGGTGTACGCAATGCGGTTTATATTTACCAGGGACACTTAACCAATAAGCACATCGGCGACCGGTTTAACGTACCCAGTAAAGACCTGGATCTGCTGATTGTTTCTAACAGATAA
- a CDS encoding tetratricopeptide repeat protein, giving the protein MISHFKLKLTAALLLGCNVTFAQTDLQKAWKAFFNNHNTEATTLFNTAAKQKESTAEALLGLSLVSQMNGTSAQSFDYFTKFIAQSDNPQPYIYALWMTPSINENYNKKTPQQLAFIKTIADNKTYDGTLAAMASQIIGKHYEAARQLDKADPEYNRIGAVDDWQITGEFENISTSGFDKNYADVLNHPEAEAQFISKLGAKIGWHTVQVRRHDHWIDYEYYNDSENSIEFAQSFVNAPEDINAQLRIGVSGSVKVWVNDALILSEAEERNNDLDTYIQPIKLNKGYNRILVQIGESYCNSSNFMVRITDDNGHALSNLTYAAEAKPYSKAGAYTLTAIEPLGIKYFNNKLKQNADDDFSKILLANAYLRAERDFEARRLLDDLHLKYPQSTYINLLLLQLFNRENNRTGAETIKETIKNADPESSSALVYKYADYVQQKNYDKAADVVKDLERLHPEQAEIIMQAKIGVAGYQKQQDELVKLGEQAYINFPDNRDVVNLKYAIEKELHKNASSALAVLKKYVDNNNDYGMAKTLSQAYFTAGDANMGYKVIQEQLNAKPYATGIYSYLGNQYYNQQKYDKAEESYLKSISIAPTISSY; this is encoded by the coding sequence ATGATTTCCCATTTCAAATTGAAGCTAACAGCGGCATTGCTGTTAGGCTGCAACGTCACGTTTGCACAAACTGACCTTCAAAAAGCCTGGAAAGCCTTTTTTAACAATCACAACACAGAAGCTACAACCCTTTTTAATACTGCTGCAAAGCAAAAGGAAAGTACTGCTGAAGCCCTTTTAGGCCTTAGTCTGGTAAGCCAGATGAATGGTACGTCAGCGCAATCATTCGATTACTTTACAAAGTTTATCGCACAAAGTGACAATCCGCAACCCTATATCTACGCCTTGTGGATGACGCCCTCTATTAATGAAAACTACAACAAGAAAACGCCTCAGCAACTTGCCTTTATAAAAACGATAGCCGATAACAAGACCTATGATGGCACCCTTGCTGCAATGGCAAGCCAGATCATTGGAAAGCATTACGAAGCAGCCCGGCAATTAGATAAAGCAGACCCGGAATATAACCGCATTGGCGCCGTTGATGACTGGCAAATTACAGGCGAGTTTGAAAATATCTCTACCAGCGGCTTTGATAAAAATTATGCTGATGTATTGAATCATCCCGAAGCAGAGGCACAATTTATCTCAAAGCTTGGTGCAAAAATTGGCTGGCACACCGTACAGGTACGCCGCCATGATCACTGGATAGATTATGAATATTATAATGATTCTGAAAACTCTATTGAGTTTGCCCAAAGTTTCGTTAATGCCCCTGAGGATATAAATGCACAGCTACGCATCGGCGTTTCCGGTTCGGTAAAAGTTTGGGTTAATGACGCACTGATTTTATCTGAAGCAGAAGAGCGCAATAATGATCTTGACACTTACATTCAGCCCATTAAGCTTAACAAAGGATACAACCGCATATTAGTGCAGATTGGGGAAAGCTATTGCAACTCATCTAATTTTATGGTGCGTATTACCGATGATAACGGCCATGCATTATCAAACTTAACCTACGCCGCCGAAGCAAAGCCCTATTCAAAAGCAGGCGCTTACACTTTAACTGCAATTGAGCCTTTGGGTATAAAATATTTTAACAATAAGCTTAAGCAAAATGCAGATGATGATTTTTCAAAGATTTTGTTAGCCAATGCTTATTTACGTGCCGAGCGTGATTTTGAAGCCCGCCGGTTGCTTGATGATTTACATCTTAAATATCCTCAAAGCACCTATATCAATTTATTACTGCTTCAGCTTTTTAATCGGGAAAATAACCGCACCGGAGCAGAAACAATAAAAGAAACCATCAAAAATGCAGATCCTGAAAGTTCCAGCGCCCTTGTTTATAAATATGCAGATTATGTGCAGCAAAAAAATTATGACAAAGCTGCCGATGTAGTAAAGGATCTCGAAAGGCTGCATCCTGAGCAGGCAGAGATCATTATGCAAGCTAAAATTGGGGTTGCCGGTTATCAAAAACAGCAGGACGAGTTAGTAAAGCTGGGCGAGCAGGCTTATATTAATTTCCCGGACAACCGTGATGTTGTGAATTTAAAGTATGCCATAGAAAAAGAACTACATAAAAATGCATCATCAGCTTTAGCCGTATTGAAAAAATATGTCGACAATAATAATGATTACGGCATGGCTAAAACGCTGTCGCAGGCATATTTTACTGCGGGCGATGCCAACATGGGGTATAAAGTAATTCAGGAACAATTAAATGCAAAACCTTATGCTACCGGTATATACTCTTACCTGGGTAACCAGTATTATAATCAGCAAAAATATGACAAAGCAGAAGAAAGCTATTTAAAGAGCATCAGCATAGCGCCAACCATTAGTTCGTATTAG